The Humulus lupulus chromosome 3, drHumLupu1.1, whole genome shotgun sequence genome window below encodes:
- the LOC133822362 gene encoding mannosyl-oligosaccharide glucosidase GCS1 isoform X1 — MTGGSRRSARSRIKSPSDGDDRDEPSLRKTRPDLKLRRDGGRNQDSIRYFNVDLKVMLGFTVVAFFVIWFFIYDLVKYTEESHRPRVITPFPAPKVTDLPQFQGEHKESLYWGTYRPHVYLGIRARTPRSLVAGLMWIGIKDGGYFMRHVCQDSDDLSKYGWTHHNGRDFGNQLIVDQDMTLTTSFLKLKQEGSGYGGDWAVRIDMQRDEGMQSEDSGRGGHLFFYLADEDGSVLSLGRDALSTRDNSLLTSGSRADVGSWQLHLKSQDDLEVHYSGFRTPHIHNLSDLVQQNLATQARKFGRLELPDTSEESPNTVVFQVSARIPFKIDIAFVSGVGSTSSKVEKRISSLTGTSLTSQLKEKQEYFDTLFENKFNMENKVDVDSVVAGKFALGNMLGGIGYFYGQSKISFPRDSNVGTLDNFISYWPAELYTAVPSRPFFPRGFLWDEGFHQLLIWRWDIHISMDIVGHWLDLMNIDGWIPREQILGAEALSKVPEEFVIQYPTNGNPPTLFLVLHDMIHGLKENKFNSVERNEIISFLERAFVRLEAWFQWFNTSQSGKEVSSYYWHGRDNMTRRELNPKTLSSGLDDYPRASHPTEDERHLDLRCWMLLAADCLHSITELFEKNEFGKEYGNTAKLLSDFKILNEMHFDDAHGAYFDFGYHTEKVRLSWKEIMNGNNYASRELVREVLENPKLRLVPHVGYVSLFPFMRKIIPPESWILGKQLDLISNRSTLWTDFGIRSLARSSSMYMKRNTEHDPPYWRGPIWMNMNYMILSALNHYSKEDGPFKDRARTIYDDLRSNLVRNVVHNYHRTGFLWEQYDQKNGKGKGARLFTGWTSLVLLIMAEDYAGT; from the exons ATGACTGGGGGAAGTAGAAGAAGTGCTCGGAGCAGAATCAAGTCTCCCTCCGATGGCGATGATCGCGACGAGCCTTCATTGCGTAAAACCAGGCCCGATCTTAAACTCCGTAGGGATGGAGGTAGAAATCAAGATTCGATTCGATATTTCAATGTTGACCTAAAGGTGATGCTAGGATTTACCGTAGTTGCGTTCTTTGTTATATGGTTCTTCATATATGATCTCGTTAAGTACACTGAAGAATCTCATAGACCTAGGGTTATCACTCCCTTCCCTGCTCCGAAAGTTACCGACCTCCCTCAG TTTCAAGGTGAGCACAAGGAGAGCTTGTATTGGGGAACATATCGTCCTCATGTATATCTTGGAATTCGAGCCAG GACACCTCGGTCATTGGTGGCTGGATTAATGTGGATTGGGATTAAGGATGGAGGGTATTTCATGCGGCATGTGTGCCAAGATTCTGATGATTTAAGCAAATATGGTTGGACACACCATAATGGACGCGACTTTGGGAATCAATTGATTGTTGATCAGGACATGACATTGACAACGAGTTTCTTGAAATTGAAGCAAGAGGGAAGTGGATATGGAGGAGATTGGGCTGTTCGAATTGACATGCAAAGAGATGA AGGTATGCAGAGTGAGGATTCAGGACGCGGTGGACATCTTTTTTTCTATTTGGCTGATGAAGATGGTAGTGTTTTAAGTCTGGGTCGTGATGCTTTGAGCACTCGCGATAATTCTCTTCTTACTTCTGGTTCACGAGCGGATGTTGGAAGTTGGCAGCTACATTTGAAATCACAG GATGATTTGGAGGTTCATTATTCTGGTTTTAGGACACCTCATATTCACAATTTATCTGATCTTGTGCAGCAAAATCTTGCAACACAA GCTAGAAAGTTTGGCCGACTGGAGCTACCTGACACCTCCGAGGAGTCTCCAAATACTGTAGTTTTTCAG GTTTCTGCCAGGATTCCATTCAAAATAGATATTGCATTTGTTTCGGGAGTTGGTTCAACAAGTTCCAAAGTAGAAAAGCGGATCAGCAGCCTTACAG GTACCTCACTCACCAGTCAACTGAAAGAGAAGCAAGAATATTTTGACACATTGTTTGAGAACAAATTTAATATGGAAAACAAG GTTGACGTAGATTCTGTTGTTGCTGGCAAGTTTGCTCTTGGAAACATGTTGGGTGGCATTGGCTACTTTTATGGCCAGTCAAAAATTTCATTTCCTAGAGATTCGAAT GTGGGCACTCTTGATAATTTTATTTCGTATTGGCCAGCTGAGCTTTACACAGCTGTTCCAAGTCGACCTTTCTTTCCTCGGGGATTCTTGTGGGATGAGGGCTTTCATCAGTTATTGATATG GCGATGGGATATTCATATTTCCATGGATATTGTTGGACATTGGTTAGATCTAATGAATATTGATGGGTGGATTCCACGTGAGCAAATTTTAGGTGCTGAAGCTCTAAG TAAGGTCCCTGAGGAATTTGTCATTCAGTACCCAACAAATGGAAATCCACCAACTTTATTTCTTGTGTTACATG ATATGATTCATGGTTTGAAGGAAAACAAATTTAATTCTGTTGAACGCAATGAGATAATTTCATTCTTGGAGCGGGCTTTTGTTCGCCTCGAAGCATGGTTTCAATGGTTCAATACATCCCAGTCAG GGAAGGAAGTGAGCAGCTACTATTGGCATGGAAGAGACAATATGACAAGGCGGGAATTAAATCCAAAG ACACTTTCTTCTGGTTTGGATGATTACCCACGAGCTTCACACCCAACTGAGGATGAACGTCATTTGGATCTTAGATGCTGGATGCTTCTTGCAGCAGATTGTTTGCATTCTATTACGGAGCTTTTTGAGAAAAATGAATTTGGAAAG GAGTACGGTAACACAGCCAAGCTACTTTCAGATTTTAAAATTCTGAATGAG ATGCACTTCGATGATGCACACGGTGCATATTTTGATTTTGGTTACCATACCGAAAAG GTTCGTTTAAGCTGGAAAGAAATCATGAATGGAAACAACTATGCAAGTCGAGAGCTTGTTCGTGAAGTTTTAGAAAACCCCAAGTTGAGACTGGTCCCTCATGTTGGCTATGTGAGCCTTTTCCCATTCATGAGGAAGATCATTCCACCA GAATCATGGATTTTGGGAAAGCAGCTGGACCTTATATCAAACAGGAGCACCTTATGGACCGATTTTGGAATTCGTTCTCTTGCCAGATCAAG CTCCATGTACATGAAACGAAACACAGAGCATGACCCTCCGTATTGGAGGGGTCCAATTTGGATGAATATGAATTACATGATTCTATCTGCGCTTAACCATTACTCTAAAG AAGATGGACCATTTAAAGACAGAGCGAGAACCATCTATGATGATTTGAGGAGCAATTTGGTTAG AAATGTCGTTCACAATTATCACCGAACTGGCTTTTTATGGGAACAGTACGATCAGAAGAACGGTAAGGGAAAAGGTGCTCGCCTTTTTACTGGGTGGACATCTCTCGTACTATTGATTATGGCCGAAGATTATGCCGGGACTTAG
- the LOC133822362 gene encoding mannosyl-oligosaccharide glucosidase GCS1 isoform X3, whose product MWIGIKDGGYFMRHVCQDSDDLSKYGWTHHNGRDFGNQLIVDQDMTLTTSFLKLKQEGSGYGGDWAVRIDMQRDEGMQSEDSGRGGHLFFYLADEDGSVLSLGRDALSTRDNSLLTSGSRADVGSWQLHLKSQDDLEVHYSGFRTPHIHNLSDLVQQNLATQARKFGRLELPDTSEESPNTVVFQVSARIPFKIDIAFVSGVGSTSSKVEKRISSLTGTSLTSQLKEKQEYFDTLFENKFNMENKVDVDSVVAGKFALGNMLGGIGYFYGQSKISFPRDSNVGTLDNFISYWPAELYTAVPSRPFFPRGFLWDEGFHQLLIWRWDIHISMDIVGHWLDLMNIDGWIPREQILGAEALSKVPEEFVIQYPTNGNPPTLFLVLHDMIHGLKENKFNSVERNEIISFLERAFVRLEAWFQWFNTSQSGKEVSSYYWHGRDNMTRRELNPKTLSSGLDDYPRASHPTEDERHLDLRCWMLLAADCLHSITELFEKNEFGKEYGNTAKLLSDFKILNEMHFDDAHGAYFDFGYHTEKVRLSWKEIMNGNNYASRELVREVLENPKLRLVPHVGYVSLFPFMRKIIPPESWILGKQLDLISNRSTLWTDFGIRSLARSSSMYMKRNTEHDPPYWRGPIWMNMNYMILSALNHYSKEDGPFKDRARTIYDDLRSNLVRNVVHNYHRTGFLWEQYDQKNGKGKGARLFTGWTSLVLLIMAEDYAGT is encoded by the exons ATGTGGATTGGGATTAAGGATGGAGGGTATTTCATGCGGCATGTGTGCCAAGATTCTGATGATTTAAGCAAATATGGTTGGACACACCATAATGGACGCGACTTTGGGAATCAATTGATTGTTGATCAGGACATGACATTGACAACGAGTTTCTTGAAATTGAAGCAAGAGGGAAGTGGATATGGAGGAGATTGGGCTGTTCGAATTGACATGCAAAGAGATGA AGGTATGCAGAGTGAGGATTCAGGACGCGGTGGACATCTTTTTTTCTATTTGGCTGATGAAGATGGTAGTGTTTTAAGTCTGGGTCGTGATGCTTTGAGCACTCGCGATAATTCTCTTCTTACTTCTGGTTCACGAGCGGATGTTGGAAGTTGGCAGCTACATTTGAAATCACAG GATGATTTGGAGGTTCATTATTCTGGTTTTAGGACACCTCATATTCACAATTTATCTGATCTTGTGCAGCAAAATCTTGCAACACAA GCTAGAAAGTTTGGCCGACTGGAGCTACCTGACACCTCCGAGGAGTCTCCAAATACTGTAGTTTTTCAG GTTTCTGCCAGGATTCCATTCAAAATAGATATTGCATTTGTTTCGGGAGTTGGTTCAACAAGTTCCAAAGTAGAAAAGCGGATCAGCAGCCTTACAG GTACCTCACTCACCAGTCAACTGAAAGAGAAGCAAGAATATTTTGACACATTGTTTGAGAACAAATTTAATATGGAAAACAAG GTTGACGTAGATTCTGTTGTTGCTGGCAAGTTTGCTCTTGGAAACATGTTGGGTGGCATTGGCTACTTTTATGGCCAGTCAAAAATTTCATTTCCTAGAGATTCGAAT GTGGGCACTCTTGATAATTTTATTTCGTATTGGCCAGCTGAGCTTTACACAGCTGTTCCAAGTCGACCTTTCTTTCCTCGGGGATTCTTGTGGGATGAGGGCTTTCATCAGTTATTGATATG GCGATGGGATATTCATATTTCCATGGATATTGTTGGACATTGGTTAGATCTAATGAATATTGATGGGTGGATTCCACGTGAGCAAATTTTAGGTGCTGAAGCTCTAAG TAAGGTCCCTGAGGAATTTGTCATTCAGTACCCAACAAATGGAAATCCACCAACTTTATTTCTTGTGTTACATG ATATGATTCATGGTTTGAAGGAAAACAAATTTAATTCTGTTGAACGCAATGAGATAATTTCATTCTTGGAGCGGGCTTTTGTTCGCCTCGAAGCATGGTTTCAATGGTTCAATACATCCCAGTCAG GGAAGGAAGTGAGCAGCTACTATTGGCATGGAAGAGACAATATGACAAGGCGGGAATTAAATCCAAAG ACACTTTCTTCTGGTTTGGATGATTACCCACGAGCTTCACACCCAACTGAGGATGAACGTCATTTGGATCTTAGATGCTGGATGCTTCTTGCAGCAGATTGTTTGCATTCTATTACGGAGCTTTTTGAGAAAAATGAATTTGGAAAG GAGTACGGTAACACAGCCAAGCTACTTTCAGATTTTAAAATTCTGAATGAG ATGCACTTCGATGATGCACACGGTGCATATTTTGATTTTGGTTACCATACCGAAAAG GTTCGTTTAAGCTGGAAAGAAATCATGAATGGAAACAACTATGCAAGTCGAGAGCTTGTTCGTGAAGTTTTAGAAAACCCCAAGTTGAGACTGGTCCCTCATGTTGGCTATGTGAGCCTTTTCCCATTCATGAGGAAGATCATTCCACCA GAATCATGGATTTTGGGAAAGCAGCTGGACCTTATATCAAACAGGAGCACCTTATGGACCGATTTTGGAATTCGTTCTCTTGCCAGATCAAG CTCCATGTACATGAAACGAAACACAGAGCATGACCCTCCGTATTGGAGGGGTCCAATTTGGATGAATATGAATTACATGATTCTATCTGCGCTTAACCATTACTCTAAAG AAGATGGACCATTTAAAGACAGAGCGAGAACCATCTATGATGATTTGAGGAGCAATTTGGTTAG AAATGTCGTTCACAATTATCACCGAACTGGCTTTTTATGGGAACAGTACGATCAGAAGAACGGTAAGGGAAAAGGTGCTCGCCTTTTTACTGGGTGGACATCTCTCGTACTATTGATTATGGCCGAAGATTATGCCGGGACTTAG
- the LOC133822362 gene encoding mannosyl-oligosaccharide glucosidase GCS1 isoform X2: MTGGSRRSARSRIKSPSDGDDRDEPSLRKTRPDLKLRRDGGRNQDSIRYFNVDLKVMLGFTVVAFFVIWFFIYDLVKYTEESHRPRVITPFPAPKVTDLPQFQGEHKESLYWGTYRPHVYLGIRARTPRSLVAGLMWIGIKDGGYFMRHVCQDSDDLSKYGWTHHNGRDFGNQLIVDQDMTLTTSFLKLKQEGSGYGGDWAVRIDMQRDEGMQSEDSGRGGHLFFYLADEDGSVLSLGRDALSTRDNSLLTSGSRADVGSWQLHLKSQDDLEVHYSGFRTPHIHNLSDLVQQNLATQARKFGRLELPDTSEESPNTVVFQVSARIPFKIDIAFVSGVGSTSSKVEKRISSLTGTSLTSQLKEKQEYFDTLFENKFNMENKVDVDSVVAGKFALGNMLGGIGYFYGQSKISFPRDSNVGTLDNFISYWPAELYTAVPSRPFFPRGFLWDEGFHQLLIWRWDIHISMDIVGHWLDLMNIDGWIPREQILGAEALSKVPEEFVIQYPTNGNPPTLFLVLHDMIHGLKENKFNSVERNEIISFLERAFVRLEAWFQWFNTSQSGKEVSSYYWHGRDNMTRRELNPKTLSSGLDDYPRASHPTEDERHLDLRCWMLLAADCLHSITELFEKNEFGKEYGNTAKLLSDFKILNEMHFDDAHGAYFDFGYHTEKVRLSWKEIMNGNNYASRELVREVLENPKLRLVPHVGYVSLFPFMRKIIPPESWILGKQLDLISNRSTLWTDFGIRSLARSSSMYMKRNTEHDPPYWRGPIWMNMNYMILSALNHYSKDGPFKDRARTIYDDLRSNLVRNVVHNYHRTGFLWEQYDQKNGKGKGARLFTGWTSLVLLIMAEDYAGT, translated from the exons ATGACTGGGGGAAGTAGAAGAAGTGCTCGGAGCAGAATCAAGTCTCCCTCCGATGGCGATGATCGCGACGAGCCTTCATTGCGTAAAACCAGGCCCGATCTTAAACTCCGTAGGGATGGAGGTAGAAATCAAGATTCGATTCGATATTTCAATGTTGACCTAAAGGTGATGCTAGGATTTACCGTAGTTGCGTTCTTTGTTATATGGTTCTTCATATATGATCTCGTTAAGTACACTGAAGAATCTCATAGACCTAGGGTTATCACTCCCTTCCCTGCTCCGAAAGTTACCGACCTCCCTCAG TTTCAAGGTGAGCACAAGGAGAGCTTGTATTGGGGAACATATCGTCCTCATGTATATCTTGGAATTCGAGCCAG GACACCTCGGTCATTGGTGGCTGGATTAATGTGGATTGGGATTAAGGATGGAGGGTATTTCATGCGGCATGTGTGCCAAGATTCTGATGATTTAAGCAAATATGGTTGGACACACCATAATGGACGCGACTTTGGGAATCAATTGATTGTTGATCAGGACATGACATTGACAACGAGTTTCTTGAAATTGAAGCAAGAGGGAAGTGGATATGGAGGAGATTGGGCTGTTCGAATTGACATGCAAAGAGATGA AGGTATGCAGAGTGAGGATTCAGGACGCGGTGGACATCTTTTTTTCTATTTGGCTGATGAAGATGGTAGTGTTTTAAGTCTGGGTCGTGATGCTTTGAGCACTCGCGATAATTCTCTTCTTACTTCTGGTTCACGAGCGGATGTTGGAAGTTGGCAGCTACATTTGAAATCACAG GATGATTTGGAGGTTCATTATTCTGGTTTTAGGACACCTCATATTCACAATTTATCTGATCTTGTGCAGCAAAATCTTGCAACACAA GCTAGAAAGTTTGGCCGACTGGAGCTACCTGACACCTCCGAGGAGTCTCCAAATACTGTAGTTTTTCAG GTTTCTGCCAGGATTCCATTCAAAATAGATATTGCATTTGTTTCGGGAGTTGGTTCAACAAGTTCCAAAGTAGAAAAGCGGATCAGCAGCCTTACAG GTACCTCACTCACCAGTCAACTGAAAGAGAAGCAAGAATATTTTGACACATTGTTTGAGAACAAATTTAATATGGAAAACAAG GTTGACGTAGATTCTGTTGTTGCTGGCAAGTTTGCTCTTGGAAACATGTTGGGTGGCATTGGCTACTTTTATGGCCAGTCAAAAATTTCATTTCCTAGAGATTCGAAT GTGGGCACTCTTGATAATTTTATTTCGTATTGGCCAGCTGAGCTTTACACAGCTGTTCCAAGTCGACCTTTCTTTCCTCGGGGATTCTTGTGGGATGAGGGCTTTCATCAGTTATTGATATG GCGATGGGATATTCATATTTCCATGGATATTGTTGGACATTGGTTAGATCTAATGAATATTGATGGGTGGATTCCACGTGAGCAAATTTTAGGTGCTGAAGCTCTAAG TAAGGTCCCTGAGGAATTTGTCATTCAGTACCCAACAAATGGAAATCCACCAACTTTATTTCTTGTGTTACATG ATATGATTCATGGTTTGAAGGAAAACAAATTTAATTCTGTTGAACGCAATGAGATAATTTCATTCTTGGAGCGGGCTTTTGTTCGCCTCGAAGCATGGTTTCAATGGTTCAATACATCCCAGTCAG GGAAGGAAGTGAGCAGCTACTATTGGCATGGAAGAGACAATATGACAAGGCGGGAATTAAATCCAAAG ACACTTTCTTCTGGTTTGGATGATTACCCACGAGCTTCACACCCAACTGAGGATGAACGTCATTTGGATCTTAGATGCTGGATGCTTCTTGCAGCAGATTGTTTGCATTCTATTACGGAGCTTTTTGAGAAAAATGAATTTGGAAAG GAGTACGGTAACACAGCCAAGCTACTTTCAGATTTTAAAATTCTGAATGAG ATGCACTTCGATGATGCACACGGTGCATATTTTGATTTTGGTTACCATACCGAAAAG GTTCGTTTAAGCTGGAAAGAAATCATGAATGGAAACAACTATGCAAGTCGAGAGCTTGTTCGTGAAGTTTTAGAAAACCCCAAGTTGAGACTGGTCCCTCATGTTGGCTATGTGAGCCTTTTCCCATTCATGAGGAAGATCATTCCACCA GAATCATGGATTTTGGGAAAGCAGCTGGACCTTATATCAAACAGGAGCACCTTATGGACCGATTTTGGAATTCGTTCTCTTGCCAGATCAAG CTCCATGTACATGAAACGAAACACAGAGCATGACCCTCCGTATTGGAGGGGTCCAATTTGGATGAATATGAATTACATGATTCTATCTGCGCTTAACCATTACTCTAAAG ATGGACCATTTAAAGACAGAGCGAGAACCATCTATGATGATTTGAGGAGCAATTTGGTTAG AAATGTCGTTCACAATTATCACCGAACTGGCTTTTTATGGGAACAGTACGATCAGAAGAACGGTAAGGGAAAAGGTGCTCGCCTTTTTACTGGGTGGACATCTCTCGTACTATTGATTATGGCCGAAGATTATGCCGGGACTTAG